One genomic segment of Oreochromis aureus strain Israel breed Guangdong linkage group 9, ZZ_aureus, whole genome shotgun sequence includes these proteins:
- the LOC120441874 gene encoding uncharacterized protein LOC120441874 yields MIDTMYVSLMNRFPSYDHLMAFWFLIEPCIYKMIRVSRAKSAANRNEEVLTPARTSTRQLLQPIDEFFLFLVFLSVDLKERDLAHRFNIHQSTVSRIIATWTNFLATALGSQCIWLTCAEVQAYLPEEFKDFSDTQMILDCTELRCQTPSSPLLQSEMYSSYKSHCTMKALVGIAPHGPVTFISNLYAGSVSDKELFKQSGIAEKLTEDMAVMVDKGFLITDCCKCKVYCPPFLSKQKQMPAYQVKETQAIARLRVHVERVIRRIKQNKLFDSIITMSHVYNINQLFAVACMLSNYQNTALVKKWVK; encoded by the exons ATGATTGACACGATGTATGTCTCTCTCATGAATAGATTTCCAAGCTATGATCATTTGATGGCATTTTGGTTTTTGATTGAGCCTTGCATCTATAAAATGATCCGGGTTTCAAGAGCCAAGTCAGCTGCCAATAGGAACGAGGAAGTGTTGACACCTGCACGCACATCAACG AGGCAGCTGCTACAGCCAATTGACGAGTTCTTTCTTTTCCTGGTTTTCCTGTCAGTTGATTTGAAGGAGAGGGACCTGGCACACAGATTTAACATACACCAGTCCACAGTGAGCCGCATTATTGCAACATGGACGAATTTTCTTGCCACTGCACTGGGGTCTCAATGCATCTGGCTTACATGTGCAGAAGTACAAGCTTACCTCCCTGAGGAATTCAAAGATTTCTCAGACACCCAGATGATCCTTGACTGTACAGAGCTGAGGTGTCAGACACCATCCTCACCACTTCTCCAAAGTGAAATGTACTCTTCGTACAAATCCCACTGCACGATGAAAGCCCTGGTTGGCATAGCTCCACATGGTCCAGTGACATTCATCTCTAATCTGTATGCTGGTTCGGTTAGTGACAAGGAACTATTCAAACAATCAGGCATTGCTGAGAAGTTGACTGAAGACATGGCAGTGATGGTAGATAAGGGCTTCCTAATCACCGATTGTTGTAAATGCAAAGTGTACTGCCCACCTTTTCTATCTAAGCAGAAGCAGATGCCAGCATACCAGGTTAAGGAGACGCAGGCCATAGCCAGACTCAGGGTACATGTGGAGCGAGTCATTAGgaggataaaacagaacaaactttTTGATAGCATCATTACCATGTCACATGTTTACAATATCAACCAACTGTTTGCAGTAGCATGTATGCTGTCAAATTACCAGAACACAGCATTAGTTAAAAAATGGGTTAAGTGA